Proteins encoded by one window of Cydia fagiglandana chromosome Z, ilCydFagi1.1, whole genome shotgun sequence:
- the LOC134679144 gene encoding uncharacterized protein LOC134679144 produces the protein MATVDDNQAYEGDDGDHQFTNNFIDTPWDDRSKKSKIGIISLLVAIFAITVMCVCHNIMMHYATGSFPTFKAENTCPIINLNEIGYYNFVAKVYSLSSKELLCVGAVLSNNAVLADEICARDGPVILVVGHSKDPRCKKGHAVDEIIEVDHEGMLSQKLIIIKSKRDFGECRSTIHIGSELEWKTPAHIIGRPLTHSGRALITKQPVVVFGRGNCSLPATLSQKLDKNMIICVTNFGRCQVHAGDLLTQRGRLLGLASTGVHRSGSTAAYFADLNSVRGQLVPFVDSSK, from the exons ATGGCAACAGTTGACGACAACCAAGCTTATGAAGGTGACGATGGAGACCACCAGttcacaaataattttattgacacACCATGGGACGATCGATCTAAAAAAAGCAAGATCGGAATCATTTCATTATTAGTGGCAATTTTTGCTATAACAGTTATGTGCGTCTGTCATAATATTATGATGCACTATGCAACTGGATCGTTTCCGACGTTTAAAGCTGAAAACACTTGCCCCATAATTAATTTAAACGAAATAGGATATTATAACTTTGTTGCTAAGGTGTATTCGTTATCGTCGAAAGAACTGCTGTGTGTCGGGGCAGTGTTGAGTAATAATGCTGTGTTGGCGGACGAAATCTGTGCTAGAGACGGACCAGTTATATTGGTCGTAGGACATTCCAAAGA TCCACGCTGCAAGAAAGGTCACGCTGTTGATGAAATTATAGAAGTCGATCATGAGGGCATGTTATctcaaaaattaattataataaagagCAAACGTGATTTCGGCGAATGTCGAAGTACTATCCATATCGGATCGGAATTAGAGTGGAAGACGCCCGCTCATATTATCGGGCGGCCATTGACGCACAGTGGCCGAGCACTTATCACTAAGCAGCCAGTGGTTGTGTTCGGAAGAGGTAACTGTTCTCTACCGGCAACGTTGAGCCAAAAATtggataaaaatatgataatttGCGTTACAAATTTCGGTCGTTGTCAAGTACACGCCGGGGATTTGCTCACACAGCGGGGGCGCCTGCTCGGGCTGGCGTCCACCGGGGTGCATCGCTCGGGGAGCACGGCCGCTTACTTCGCTGATTTAAACTCCGTAAGGGGACAATTAGTACCATTCGTTGATTCTTCTAAGTAG